The Lycium barbarum isolate Lr01 chromosome 10, ASM1917538v2, whole genome shotgun sequence genome includes a region encoding these proteins:
- the LOC132612779 gene encoding G-type lectin S-receptor-like serine/threonine-protein kinase LECRK4, protein MAALLWSLLLSAFHAVALAQQRHFNITLDSSLTPTANTSWFSPTRTLPLGFMNKPMAMLLESPSSAGGKEICVINPSQAIASASMLDTGNFVIYNSDHNVIWQSFDNPTNTLLPGQHLSAGQELFSSASKADDSFRTFRLKMQNDGNLVQYPVHTPDDVSYAYFATETNTAGNNVTLNLNDDAHLYWFNSTISLINLTNKGYLRERTIIYVTKIDVDDDQIKCACLPGFDFVMQGKWSSGCERNFTAETCRLKENTSKYYVMRTVDNTKWEDISCDVLVTTTKEDCEQACLQDCNCGAALFKATECRKQMLPLRYGRRDMSNANQALVKVGINVVAKKGLPNQNEETNNNNNIPIITKGKKLRIDFVIASITLAVFALLVLGISGFLIHRNHWTYRKIQESRSVQLCENVAPRAFSYAELEQANQWFQRRIKKRSIWNGI, encoded by the exons ATGGCTGCTTTGCTATGGTCATTACTCCTATCTGCATTTCATGCAGTAGCACTAGCACAACAAAGGCACTTCAATATAACTCTTGACTCTTCTCTAACACCTACTGCAAACACATCATGGTTTTCACCCACCAGGACTTTGCCTTTGGGTTTTATGAACAAACCAATGGCTATGCTGTTGGAATCTCCATCATCG GCAGGAGGGAAAGAAATCTGTGTCATAAATCCCTCTCAAGCCATTGCTTCAGCTTCCATGCTGGACACTGGCAACTTTGTGATCTATAATTCTGATCACAATGTCATTTGGCAAAGTTTTGACAATCCAACAAACACCCTTTTACCTGGCCAGCATCTGTCAGCTGGACAAGAGCTGTTCTCGAGTGCCTCGAAAGCAGACGACTCATTTAGGACTTTCCGTCTCAAAATGCAAAATGATGGGAACCTCGTTCAGTACCCTGTCCATACACCAGATGATGTCTCATATGCTTACTTCGCAACAGAAACCAATACAGCAGGGAATAACGTTACACTGAATCTTAATGATGACGCCCACCTCTACTGGTTCAATTCCACCATCAGTCTAATAAATCTAACCAACAAAGGCTACCTTAGGGAAAGGACCATCATATATGTGACGAAAATTGATGTTGATG ATGATCAAATTAAATGTGCATGTCTTCCGGGATTCGATTTTGTAATGCAAGGAAAATGGAGCTCAGGCTGTGAAAGGAATTTCACTGCAGAAACCTGTCGGTTAAAGGAGAATACTTCCAAATACTACGTCATGAGAACCGTTGACAACACAAAATGGGAAGATATTTCTTGTGATGTTTTGGTCACAACAACCAAAGAAGATTGTGAACAAGCATGCCTACAGGATTGTAACTGTGGGGCTGCTCTGTTCAAAGCTACAGAGTGTAGAAAGCAAATGCTGCCTCTGAGGTATGGAAGAAGAGACATGAGTAACGCTAATCAAGCATTGGTCAAGGTGGGCATTAATGTAGTTGCCAAAAAAGGATTGCCTAACCAGAATGaagaaacaaacaacaataacaacatacccatcaTTACAAAAGGCAAAAAGCTAAGAATAGACTTTGTAATTGCAAGCATTACACTAGCTGTTTTTGCTTTGTTGGTCTTAGGCATCTCCGGATTCCTTATTCACAGAAATCACTGGACTTACAGGAAAATCCAGGAGAGTAGAAGTGTTCAGTTATGTGAGAATGTTGCTCCAAGAGCATTTTCCTATGCAGAACTAGAGCAGGCAAACCAGTGGTTTCAAAGAAGAATTAAGAAGAGGAGCATTTGGAACGGTATTTAA
- the LOC132612780 gene encoding protein NODULATION SIGNALING PATHWAY 2-like, whose amino-acid sequence MECENFQANYINPFLEYSNLETTFPWQNTSITSPQRSIQDFVTVVNDLDILDYFPNDFDFIDGDVDSPLQNSQQLSLFSSPQQVVQGDIESSTEGQKLRVCNPRLKFLQDQLMEETSVTDLLLMGAEAIEAGNLDLASIVVLRLNTILSDQENKENSPVERLALYFTQGLLCKTLNNSPELLNENQYQSSPSMTAFQMLQEISPYVKFAHFTANQAILEATQGSQQVHILDFDIMEGIQWPPLMVDLVERGDSNSSLRITAVVGDKNNSFHVQTTGKRLQEFADSINLPFMFDQVLLKDLEKIQVVEGNNNLIVNVMIHQLHMPQRGSSLVKTFFNGLRRLSPKIVVLVEEELFSLTKIPSMSFVEFFCEALHHYTTISDSILGGFGGGYKLALRVIEKEFLGVRILDSLRQFPCEKLEREKWSEGLYSLKGFRQIPMSSSNVRQGKHLVSLFSGGYWVQHEHCKLALCWKSRPLTSASIWVPTSSSPSPSSSIAF is encoded by the coding sequence ATGGAGTGTGAAAATTTTCAGGCAAATTACATTAATCCATTTCTTGAATATAGCAACTTAGAAACCACATTTCCTTGGCAAAATACTAGTATTACGAGCCCTCAACGTTCCATCCAAGATTTTGTGACCGTTGTTAATGATCTTGACATACTAGACTATTTCCCAAATGACTTTGATTTCATCGATGGAGATGTCGACTCACCCCTTCAAAACTCTCAACAATTGTCCTTATTTTCCAGCCCACAACAAGTTGTTCAGGGCGATATTGAATCCTCGACAGAGGGTCAAAAATTACGTGTCTGCAATCCCCGTCTCAAATTCCTCCAAGATCAGCTCATGGAGGAAACAAGTGTAACTGATCTTCTTCTCATGGGAGCTGAAGCTATTGAAGCTGGAAATCTTGATCTTGCTTCTATAGTTGTCTTGAGACTAAATACAATCCTTTCTGatcaagaaaacaaagaaaattcCCCTGTTGAAAGATTGGCTTTGTATTTCACACAAGGCTTGTTATGCAAGACCTTGAATAATTCACCTGAATTGTTGAATGAGAATCAATATCAATCATCGCCTTCAATGACCGCATTTCAAATGCTTCAAGAAATCTCCCCTTATGTGAAATTTGCTCATTTCACCGCAAATCAAGCGATTCTTGAAGCAACACAAGGGAGCCAACAAGTTCACATATTGGATTTTGACATCATGGAAGGCATCCAATGGCCTCCATTGATGGTTGATTTGGTTGAAAGAGGAGATTCAAATTCCTCTCTAAGAATCACAGCAGTTGTTGGTGACAAGAATAATTCATTCCATGTACAAACAACAGGCAAAAGACTTCAAGAATTTGCTGATTCTATCAATCTTCCTTTCATGTTTGATCAAGTTCTCTTAAAGGACTTGGAAAAAATTCAAGTGGTGGAGGGTAATAACAACTTAATAGTTAATGTTATGATCCACCAACTTCACATGCCACAAAGGGGAAGTTCACTAGTCAAGACTTTTTTCAATGGACTAAGAAGATTGTCCCCTAAAATTGTGGTTTTAGTTGAAGAAGAACTCTTCAGTTTGACTAAAATCCCATCCATGTCTTTTGTTGAATTCTTTTGTGAGGCTCTACACCATTACACCACAATATCTGATTCAATTCTTGGAGGGTTTGGTGGAGGATACAAGTTAGCATTAAGGGTCATTGAAAAGGAATTCTTGGGAGTTAGAATTTTGGACTCTTTAAGACAATTCCCTTGTGAGAAATTAGAAAGAGAAAAATGGAGTGAAGGGCTTTATTCTTTAAAAGGTTTTAGGCAAATTCCAATGAGTTCAAGTAATGTGAGACAAGGTAAGCACTTGGTGAGTTTGTTTAGTGGAGGGTATTGGGTGCAACATGAGCATTGCAAATTGGCTTTGTGCTGGAAATCAAGGCCTTTGACAAGTGCTTCCATTTGGGTTCCCACATCATCAAGTCCTAGTCCTTCAAGTTCAATAGCTTTTTAA